A single Danio rerio strain Tuebingen ecotype United States chromosome 17, GRCz12tu, whole genome shotgun sequence DNA region contains:
- the cyp1c2 gene encoding cytochrome P450 1C2 isoform X1: MAQSDSEFSILKEWSGQIQPALIASFIILCCLEACFWVRNITLKKKRLPGPFAWPLVGNAMQLGQMPHITFSKLAKKYGNVYQIRLGSSDIVVLNGESAIRSALLQHSTEFAGRPNFVSFQYVSGGTSMTFASYSKQWKMHRKIAQSTIRAFSSANSQMKKSFEKHIVAEAVDLVETFLKIQHFNPSHELTVAAANIICALCFGKRYGHDDLEFRTLLGNVNRFSETVGAGSLVDVMPWLQTFPNPIRSIFQSFKDLNSDFFSFVKGKVVEHRLSYDPEVIRDMSDAFIGVMDHADEETGLTEAHTEGTVSDLIGAGLDTVSTALNWMLLLLVKYPSIQSKLQEQIDKVVGRDRLPSIEDRCNLAYLDAFIYETMRFTSFVPVTIPHSTTSDVTIEGLHIPKDTVVFINQWSVNHDPQKWSDPHIFNPSRFLDENGALDKDLTSSVMIFSIGRRRCIGDQIAKVEVFLISAILIHQLTFESDPSQDLTLNCSYGLTLKPFDYKISAKPRGSIVN; this comes from the coding sequence ATGGCGCAGTCGGATTCAGAGTTCAGCATCCTCAAGGAATGGAGCGGACAAATTCAGCCGGCGCTCATTGCATCGTTCATCATCCTCTGCTGTCTGGaggcttgtttttgggttagaaATATCactcttaaaaaaaagagacttccGGGACCCTTTGCTTGGCCGCTTGTTGGAAACGCCATGCAGCTCGGACAAATGCCACACATCACCTTCTCAAAACTGGCAAAGAAGTACGGAAACGTCTACCAGATCAGACTGGGCAGCAGCGATATTGTGGTTCTGAATGGAGAGTCTGCCATACGCAGTGCATTGCTTCAACACAGCACTGAATTTGCAGGAAGACCCAACTTTGTGTCATTTCAATACGTTTCCGGCGGGACCAGCATGACGTTTGCCAGTTATAGCAAGCAATGGAAGATGCACCGAAAAATCGCTCAATCCACCATTCGCGCGTTCTcaagtgcaaacagccaaatgaAGAAATCCTTCGAAAAGCATATTGTCGCTGAAGCTGTGGATCTAGTGGAAACATTTCTAAAGATCCAACATTTCAATCCCTCACATGAACTCACGGTGGCAGCGGCTAATATAATCTGCGCTCTGTGTTTCGGGAAGCGCTACGGACATGATGATCTCGAATTCAGGACTCTCTTAGGAAACGTGAATAGGTTTAGCGAAACAGTGGGAGCTGGAAGTCTGGTGGACGTCATGCCTTGGCTGCAAACGTTCCCCAATCCCATAAGAAGCATTTTTCAGAGCTTCAAAGATCTTAATAGTGACTTTTTCTCCTTTGTTAAGGGTAAAGTGGTGGAGCACAGACTAAGCTATGATCCTGAGGTGATTAGAGACATGAGTGATGCGTTTATTGGTGTAATGGATCATGCAGATGAGGAAACGGGTTTGACTGAGGCTCATACTGAAGGCACGGTGTCTGATTTGATTGGTGCAGGTTTGGACACTGTTTCCACTGCGCTTAATTGGATGCTTCTGCTGCTTGTTAAATATCCATCAATTCAGAGCAAACTTCAAGAGCAGATTGATAAGGTTGTGGGTCGTGACAGACTCCCGTCAATAGAAGATAGATGCAATCTGGCCTATCTGGATGCATTCATCTACGAAACCATGCGCTTTACCAGTTTCGTCCCCGTCACCATCCCGCACTCCACCACCTCAGACGTCACCATTGAAGGTCTCCACATCCCCAAAGACACCGTGGTCTTCATCAACCAATGGTCGGTCAACCACGACCCTCAAAAGTGGAGCGATCCGCACATCTTCAACCCGTCCAGATTCCTGGATGAGAACGGAGCTCTGGATAAAGACCTGACCAGCAGCGTGATGATCTTCTCCATTGGGAGGAGGAGATGCATTGGCGATCAAATCGCAAAAGTGGAAGTTTTCCTGATTTCTGCCATTTTGATCCACCAGCTGACTTTCGAGAGCGACCCATCGCAGGACTTGACTTTAAACTGCTCTTATGGTTTAACACTGAAGCCATTCGATTATAAAATCTCTGCCAAACCCAGGGGAAGCATTGTAAATTGA
- the cyp1c2 gene encoding cytochrome P450 1C2 (The RefSeq protein has 4 substitutions compared to this genomic sequence), whose amino-acid sequence MQLGQMPHITFSKLAKKYGNVYQIRLGSSDIVVLNGESAIRSALLQHSTEFAGRPNFVSFQYVSGGTSMTFASYSKQWKMHRKIAQSTIRAFSSANSRTKKSFEKHIVAEAVDLVETFLKSQHFNPSHELTVAAANIICALCFGKRYGHDDLEFRTLLGNVNRFSETVGAGSLVDVMPWLQTFPNPIRSIFQSFKDLNNDFFSFVKGKVVEHRLSYDPEVIRDMSDAFIGVMDHADEETGLTEAHTEGTVSDLIGAGLDTVSTALNWMLLLLVKYPSIQSKLQEQIDKVVGRDRLPSIEDRCNLAYLDAFIYETMRFTSFVPVTIPHSTTSDVTIEGLHIPKDTVVFINQWSVNHDPQKWSDPHIFNPSRFLDENGALDKDLTSSVMIFSIGRRRCIGDQIAKVEVFLISAILIHQLTFESDPSQDLTLNCSYGLTLKPFDYKISAKPRGSIVN is encoded by the coding sequence ATGCAGCTCGGACAAATGCCACACATCACCTTCTCAAAACTGGCAAAGAAGTACGGAAACGTCTACCAGATCAGACTGGGCAGCAGCGATATTGTGGTTCTGAATGGAGAGTCTGCCATACGCAGTGCATTGCTTCAACACAGCACTGAATTTGCAGGAAGACCCAACTTTGTGTCATTTCAATACGTTTCCGGCGGGACCAGCATGACGTTTGCCAGTTATAGCAAGCAATGGAAGATGCACCGAAAAATCGCTCAATCCACCATTCGCGCGTTCTcaagtgcaaacagccaaatgaAGAAATCCTTCGAAAAGCATATTGTCGCTGAAGCTGTGGATCTAGTGGAAACATTTCTAAAGATCCAACATTTCAATCCCTCACATGAACTCACGGTGGCAGCGGCTAATATAATCTGCGCTCTGTGTTTCGGGAAGCGCTACGGACATGATGATCTCGAATTCAGGACTCTCTTAGGAAACGTGAATAGGTTTAGCGAAACAGTGGGAGCTGGAAGTCTGGTGGACGTCATGCCTTGGCTGCAAACGTTCCCCAATCCCATAAGAAGCATTTTTCAGAGCTTCAAAGATCTTAATAGTGACTTTTTCTCCTTTGTTAAGGGTAAAGTGGTGGAGCACAGACTAAGCTATGATCCTGAGGTGATTAGAGACATGAGTGATGCGTTTATTGGTGTAATGGATCATGCAGATGAGGAAACGGGTTTGACTGAGGCTCATACTGAAGGCACGGTGTCTGATTTGATTGGTGCAGGTTTGGACACTGTTTCCACTGCGCTTAATTGGATGCTTCTGCTGCTTGTTAAATATCCATCAATTCAGAGCAAACTTCAAGAGCAGATTGATAAGGTTGTGGGTCGTGACAGACTCCCGTCAATAGAAGATAGATGCAATCTGGCCTATCTGGATGCATTCATCTACGAAACCATGCGCTTTACCAGTTTCGTCCCCGTCACCATCCCGCACTCCACCACCTCAGACGTCACCATTGAAGGTCTCCACATCCCCAAAGACACCGTGGTCTTCATCAACCAATGGTCGGTCAACCACGACCCTCAAAAGTGGAGCGATCCGCACATCTTCAACCCGTCCAGATTCCTGGATGAGAACGGAGCTCTGGATAAAGACCTGACCAGCAGCGTGATGATCTTCTCCATTGGGAGGAGGAGATGCATTGGCGATCAAATCGCAAAAGTGGAAGTTTTCCTGATTTCTGCCATTTTGATCCACCAGCTGACTTTCGAGAGCGACCCATCGCAGGACTTGACTTTAAACTGCTCTTATGGTTTAACACTGAAGCCATTCGATTATAAAATCTCTGCCAAACCCAGGGGAAGCATTGTAAATTGA